The following DNA comes from Pantanalinema sp..
TTGCGCTTGCGGAAGGTCTCGCGCGCCTCGTCGTTGCTGATGAGGTCCAGGTAGCGCTGGCGGTACCTGGCCTCCACGTCGGAGAGGCCGTGCCACTTGTCCGGCAGGGGACGCAGGCTCTTGCTGAGGATGCGCCACGAGGTCACGGCCACCGAGAGCTCGCCGCGCTTGGTGCGCCGGACGGTGCCCTCGACGCCCACGAAGTCGCCCAGATCGAGCAGGCTCAGCTGGCCGAACGACTCCTCGCCGATGGTCGCGAGCGAGACGAAGAGCTGCAGCTTGCCCGTGCCGTCCTGGATGTCGATGAAGTTGAGCTTGCCCGCCTCGCGGCGGCCGACGATGCGACCGGCCACCCGGACCACGTCCTGGGTCTCCTCGCCGCTTGCGAGCGCCGCGTACTTGGCCTGGAGGTCGCCGGCCACGTGCGTGCGGTCGAACTTCGCCGGGTAGGGATCGATCCCGAGGGCGCGGATCTCGGCGAGCTTCTGACGGCGAACCTGCTCGTGCTCGGAGAGGTCGGCGTTCGACGGGACGGTCGCGGTCGGTTCCAAGGATGCCTCCTGATATGCGTTCGCTGCGGCGCGGCAAAAATAGACAGAGCAAGGCTCATTATAGCACGACCAGACCGGGCCAGAGCACGCACAGCGGGCCTTTGCGGGCCCTTTCTCGGTCCTAGTACCACCGCCAGGAGATGTTGTCGGCGCTGTCGACGCTGCCGAGGCGCTCGGGCATCTCACCGGCCGCCTGGGCGTAGCGCGGCGAGTACCAGTCGCAAGCCACCAGCTTGCTGCCGTTCTTTGCCCGGACCGTGATCGCGACGGCCGCGTCCCCCGCGGCGATCTGCATGGAGACGCGGCGCTTGATGAGGGCCCTGAGGTCGTCGACGTCGAAGGTGTCGACCTTGAGGCGCAGGTCGACGGCCCGCGCCGCCCCCCCCTTTGCAGCGATCTTGCGCGAGCGGGTCTCGACCTGGTGGTCGCTCAGCGCCTGAGGCACCAGCCCCTGGGCGTCGAAGGCCCGCGAGAAGGAGACCTCGAAGGCGCGTGGCCCCTTCAGCTCGGCCTCGAGCTTGCCCTTCATCCGGGCGTCCTGGCGCACCTCGGTGATGCGTTCCTGGGTGAAATCGACCGCGAGCCGCCGCTCGGGCGCGTAGAGGGTGAAGTGGCCGGTGTCTCGATGGAAGACGATCCGACCGCCGGGCAGGGCTTCGCGAAGGGCATGCGGATCGCCGCCCGGCGCGATCCCCGAAAGCCCGAGGGCCCCGAGCAAGGCCTCCTGCCCCTCGCCCAGCGCGACCGCGGGCACCGAGGCGCCGACCAGACGGATCGCCGACAGGATCGCGGCGCCGTTCGGCCCCGGCTCGAAGGCCAGCTCGAGCCCCAGGCGCTCGTAGCGGAAACGATGGTCGTCGAGGGCCTCATCCGGGACACCCAGCAAGGCGCGGACCTTGCTCTCGGGAAGGCCCAGCTTCAGATCGGCCACCCTGGTCGGCTGCGCCGAAGGCCCGGGACCTTCCTCGCTTGACGCCGAGGGGGCGTTCGTCGGGGTGGGGCGCGGGGCGGCCGTCGCCCGGGCGGCCTCGAGGCGCTCGGCCTCCTCCACCTGGAGCTCGTAGAGCGCGACGAGGCCCACGCCGACGAAGGCGGCCAGGACGAGCGCCCCGCCGATCAGGATGCCGCGGATCCGCGCGGCGCGCGGGTCGTGCCGGCGCTTCTTGCGGCGCTTCTTCTTGGAGACCGGAGCTTGTCGCTTCTTGGCCATCGGGGGTCCTTCACAGCCCACGAGCCCCGACGACCATGGTCGCCGGGGCTCGAAGACGGGGCGTGCTAGGCGAGCGCGAGGCTGGGGGCCGCGGCGCGGACGTTGGCCAGCGAGGTGACCACGCCCTTGGCGACGGCCTCCATCTCGGCCACGGTCGCAAGCTTGCTGACCGCACGGCCGACGCCCACGCCGCAGGCGCCGGCGCCGACGGCGAAGGCCGCGTTGGCGGGGGTGATGCCGCCCGCGACGAACACGGGCATCTCGACGGCCTTGGCGATCTCGCTGGCGTTGGCCAGGGCCGAGGTGATCGCGGCGAGCGCGCTGTGGGTGTCGACGATCGCGACGTTGCCCATGACGCCCTCGGCCTGGATCAGGTCGGCGCCGGCGGCCTGGAGCTGGGTGGCCAGGTCGAGCTGGGCGTCGAGGGGCAGGCGGCCCGAGACGGTCACGCACAGGGGCAGCCGGTCGCCGACGGCGGCCTTGACCTCGCGGGTCCAGCCGAGGATCTGCTCGGCGGTGGGCTCCTCGCCGCGGGCGTACATGGCGTCGAAGTTGCCGAGCTCGATGACGTCGGCGCCGGCCTCGGCGGCGGCGATCAGCTTGGCGGGCTCGGTGGCCGAGACGAACACGGCGAGCGAGGTCGACTCCTTGACGGTGCGGATCAGCGCGGCGTCGGCGGCGATGTCCACCGCATGGGCGCCAGCGGCCTCGGCGGCGGCGACCACGCCCATCACGTGGTGGGTGTCGAAGTTCTCAATCCCGGCGATCACCTTGACGAAGGTGCGGTTGGCAAGAGCCTGGTTCAGGCGGTTCAGGCGGGTCATGGCGACGGTGGTCCTCCTGCGATGGCGCGAATGTGGCGTAAGCCTGACGATTATAGAAGCCCGCTTCCCCCCTTGTAAAGCGCCCGCCCAGGCGCGCTCGTGCCGGGGGTCTCAGCCGAAGAGATTGTCGCGCGTCTCGGCGGCGATGCCCGACGGGTGCCCCTCGGGAAACAGGTTGGGGTCGGTGAGCTCCTCGTCGGAGTCGGGCTCCTGGGTGCGCGCCGAGCGCCCCTCGGACTCGTA
Coding sequences within:
- a CDS encoding DUF561 domain-containing protein; the encoded protein is MTRLNRLNQALANRTFVKVIAGIENFDTHHVMGVVAAAEAAGAHAVDIAADAALIRTVKESTSLAVFVSATEPAKLIAAAEAGADVIELGNFDAMYARGEEPTAEQILGWTREVKAAVGDRLPLCVTVSGRLPLDAQLDLATQLQAAGADLIQAEGVMGNVAIVDTHSALAAITSALANASEIAKAVEMPVFVAGGITPANAAFAVGAGACGVGVGRAVSKLATVAEMEAVAKGVVTSLANVRAAAPSLALA